cacacaatgggcgtggcacgccagatccTGGGCGTGCGACGCCAGTTCAAAAGTCCAGAGAAGAGGAGCAAGAGGGAagagcctgggcgtgccacttgagctcgaaggcgtggcatgcctggCTAACCAATGCTTGAGAagaacctgggcgtgccacttgggttcgaaggcgtggcacgccagggaggtTAATGCAAGAGGCGTGCCACTTGTGGAGCTGGGCGTGGCGCGCCAAGCCAAACTTAGTGGCTAgccgtggcacgccactcaaacACCAGCCACACGTCAAGCTTGACGAGTCACGTTTATTAAGTTTTCTTTCCCTCCAGCTATaatgttcttttttcttttgtattttcttaattttagtgataggagtagtataaataacccctagAAGTACTGAAAAAGGGGTTGGTTTGTTGGGAACTTAGCTTTTGGATTTACaagtttgagttttatttttcacttcatctcttccatctcttgtactttactctaagctatgagtagctaaattccctctcattgggagagggagttctgttgtacttgatggattaatgatagtgaatttcttcttctctttatcttctctttgatttgctagaaagaatttcgttcttcatgctagtgttcaatcatcttgggaaagaggttgacTACAAAATggatttcatgggaaccttggaaaaggaaacatgaaatcatgcttAAAATCACTTCTCACaattgagtagatctgggttttgggattgtatatggtgacatataatccacccactatttggatctatgagtatgtgtggtataatcagggaccaagcatatctctcttcatgagcaattagaccaaggaattggttgattatcaagatttgagagattaaatcaccaagggattggggttcaatcaatcatgattgccaagaggtcaatgagttgcatgattgaagatgagatgtgttggatttaatccaaagagagcaacaACTCGTAATCGCAATGAATTCCCCCTATTCTTTTCTTccatattctttatagctttctttacattctgtcattctccattcccatttataattcaACCATTTACATTCCAGCATtttacattcttgccatttatttttctgcactttactgcttctctttacttttgagtcatttacatttctgtctatttaaaattctgcaatcacaatctatattactcagcttgactaattcacccattgattaaaattgcaCAAAtctgccaatctctgtggattcgaccccactcttagtgggttattacttgatgatattTTTTGTGCGCTTACCAAAAGAACAGATTCAttattttatatggggagtgaattctggTCATCAGCAGCTTCCTCTTGGGATCTTCCCCCTTGGTGGGTGGTGATAGCCTAACACCAAACATAGGTTTGATGTCTGGGGgaatgatgcaccactatttcgtggtatattttatgctaaattgagtgaattttatccattattttcacacttatgcatataaattgcatgttttacattttccttcctaattttatgctttgattgaaaacatgcttctttggccttaaaattgctaattattaatcctctcttattaccattcgatgccttgatatgtgtgttaagtgatttctgggattataggacaggaattgcttagaggatggaaaggaagtatgcaaaagtggaaggaatataagaaattgaagaaattatTAAGCtttcaaccctgacctcttcgtactaaatcgaccataacttgagctacagaggtccgaatgaggagttgcattggaaagctaacatccggggcttcagaatgatatgcaatttgccatagttacCATGCAGTTaggcgacgcgcacgtgtggatcacgcatacgcatgacgcTGCGAAAGTTTAGCGACGTGTacacgtgggcgacgcgtacgcatgacagagcCACATGCTGGACATATCAAAAATCGTCGGGGGTGATttatgggctgtttttggccctgttccaagcccgaaaacacagattagaggctgtagagtggaggaatcattcattcaacatttcattcacataattttaggttttagatgtagttttctagagagagaggctctctcatctctctaggttttaggtttcttagttttaattctcaatttctgatttctatcttagtttaatttagtttctcttctactcttatttgttctagcattctagtttatttatttcccttattgattactttatgttcccaatttagtttatgaattctcatgttagattcaattttctatttaatgcaatttgaggtatttcataattattgttcctttcttcgtttgttattattgatgtttgcaattagttgtttagatttaatattacttgttagttttctatgcttttattttgcgccttccaagtgtttgataaaatgcttgggtgggTTTTAATTTAGCGTTTTacattcttaacttggattgattaattggagactcttgaatcatCATAAGTCTcatgttggttggtgattgaaacttgCTAGTTGGTTTGagtttcactaactctagtctttgattaggacttctgaattcaagttgattttctcacttgacttttctttatttgttagaggttaactaagtgagtgcaatttacaattaccatcacaattgacgttgataatgaggataggaattccgattatcaatccttgctaggacttttcttaattgttagtttatttccgtgtcatttaaattccttgttcaacatttaaaaacccaaaaagatactttatcataaccaataataactacacttccctgcaattccttgagagacgacccgaggtttaaatacttcggtttatttttattgggtttgcttaagtgacaaacaaattaaatttgattgaggctTGATTGTCGGTTTaggtctatacttgcaacgtgattatttttgtgaaaatctttaccgacgatttttccCCCATCAAGGAACTGTGTGAGTTTCCACCAATGGAGGAGGCTTCGGCATTGTACTATGCATGCAAGTACATCCTTTGTCATGGGATAGTGGAGATTTAAAAACCTTGAAAATCATGTAGTCTTCATTTAACCTCAGCACCAATTTCCCTCTCTCAACTTCTATCTGGGATCTTTCAGTGGCTAGAAgtggtcttcctagaataatgGGGTCATCTGCATCCTCTCCCATGTCACGTATTACAGAGTCTGCCGGGAGGAATAACTCTCCAACCTTGACTAGAACGTTCTCTACTAGCCCATATGCCTGCCTTAGAGACTTGTCAGCCATTTGCAAGGTTATCCTTGTTGCTTGTGCTTCTTGGATTCCTAGCTTTTTCATTACAAACAGAGGCATCAGATTTATACTTGAGCCAAGATTACAGAAGGCTTTGTTAAAAGTAATATTTCCAATAGTACATGGAATCTGAAATCTCCCTAGGTCTGGCATTTTCCTTGGCAGCTTATTCTGAATTAGTGCACCGCACTCCTTAGTCCGGACCTCTGTTTCATCTCCCTTTGAGGCCTTCTTTTCAGATAGTAAGCCCTTCATAAGTGAATTAGAGGGAGGTCTTTCCTTCGAAACCtcaacaaaaggaatattgatttgatgCTTCTTAGAGACTTCCAAGAACTATGAGTGGTGCTCATCCTTGGACTCCTTTTGGGGCTTCTGAAGGTATGGTACTTCAGGCTCCTGTGCCACCAATGGGGCGTGTAGCAATGTCCTTCCAATCTCTTCTTGAGccttttttttcttcaattccTCAGCAACATACACCTCCTTATACTCGCCCTTCTTGATCAAGACCATAATTTCATCTTCCTTCAAGACCTTCTTCTTAGAGAGTAGGCTTTTTATGAGGGCCTTATAGGGAGGCACCTCCTCCAACACCATAGCATAAGGAATATTGTATAAGAACTGAATGAATTGCTCATACTCAATGTCTTCTTATGACATCTAAAGAAGTACTTTAATGCTCTTAACCTCTTCTGGTGTTTCTGTTTGCTCTGATCCTTCAGCAACAatgaccttgcactcttctcttggggtaAGCACCGTATCACTCGGAAAAGTGAGGGGTCTCTAAAGTTGCTAAGGGAATGGCAATTTGGCATTGTACTCTAGGGCCTTGGGTATTGCAGGATGAGTGTCCAGCGTGACTGGAAAAGGGTTGTCAAGGTGCTTGGGGGAACGTCTTTAGAATGGATGTCTattgcctccctttttgggctcCCTCCTAGGTGTTCTACTTCCACTCTGGCCCCTCCTGGGCATTATACTTCCATTCTGCCCCCTCCTGGGCATTTTACTTCATTTGTGGTGTCCCTTGCTGTTGCAATTTCCCTCTCTGGTATCTCTTTATAATAATGTGCTTTATTGTTCTGAGGTTGAGTATCTAAGAGCTTGTCACTCCTCAATTGAATAGCTTGGCATTTCTCTCTTATCTATGTAGATAATTGCTAATTTTTCTGGCTTAATTGCGTTTCCAGGTTCTTGAGGGAAGCTCGGGTCTCCTGCAATAAGCTTTGTTGGCTTTTTGTTATTTCTATAAGCATGGAAGCTAGGTTAGATGCATTATTGGGTTGTGGGAGTTGAGAAGGGGTGTTCTTGGCTGAACTCTTCAAGCATTACACTTATTGTGTGAGAAAGTTCAGTTGTTGAACTAAAGATTCATTCTGGTCAAGAATGGAGTCTTGAGTAGACTTTTCCTTAGTTCCCTTTTTACTAAGGTCTTCTCAGATGAGtataagtattggttgttagcgaccatctcaatgagctcatcagcttcttcaggtgtcttcttcatgtaTATGGAACGACCTGCATAATTATCCAAGGACCCCTTAGCTATGTCAGAGAGTACGTAATAGAAGATATCCAGCTTGACCCAATCTGTGAATATTTCAATGGGGCATTGATGATGagatttgctcgatggtctagaatttctcttgtagaaataagaacttcgttgtaagcatagctccaaatacctaattattatctattatttattatatgagcctgattcgttgttaaaagcattgttattttacgaggtacttttttttttgaaaacatttggattaacaaACAGTATCATTCTTAATCAATTCACAATTAATAATATATCAAaaaattataaacaaccacacataaatacatcacaagcagttgacaatattcgatgatccagcctttattatagtatagacttttagttagaacacccctagacatagatagataataactatatacatatatatacatacaacatcccaagtCCTGACCTGtttaagaagtccctaagctggcgcccaggatAGCcaagactctatactcacctagtccctctaaactactaaagcgagggaaagtacgttctaggtcttcaaaactcaagtaagGTGGAtcatcatcaaaaggtggaaggtcgtctactaatcctctgcacgatcatatgtcatcaaagagcgtctctcaagtacttcatcgagtggccacataacagcaacatcgtacggaggacttaggttaaagtttgtagataagcagggtgcagacgttggctggcctcacagtatatacatataaacaggtaacggagttcactctagactcagaagactacctagtgcggaatcctctttgcagaacagtcatcagcaaactatggaagggtactcatgcttccatctgaaaggggaagggagagagaaggggtaagaactagggagttcttagtagggccggattattagttacgttcattaattccgtgttgtttagcagataaatagcagaataccgagaaacAGTAGatagaagaaacagataaatagagaaaatagagaaaacaaaaagcaaaacacaaacaaaagaatacaagaaaacaaaacacagacacagagaatagaatgaaaacaaagaaggcatacattcaaacaacaatcataacagaggaaatgcacaaccaaatatgatgcatgtctagccctagtgtaggtaatgagctcatctgtcagttacatacttgctcccgacgttacccagcaacctctatctggataaggctttcctgttggcaatatacactgcaagcaacctttgtcttgcagggtatccactgcaagcaacctttgtcttgcagggcggcacttattagccgatatatgCCCAACAGACtaactgtaagcaacctctgtcttacaggagcaacaacatactcactataagcaacctctgtcttacaggagcaacaacacactcactgtaagcaacctctattttacaggagcacactcatctcgatacctctgtaagcaacctctgtcttacagcaaagcattatagcaaggtatcccaggaaagcgttctcagtggtcgtaccaccatctatctgactgcctctctgtagcagattcttacataatcattctcattatcatcattcattaacattctcattattcatcatcactttcacattcttatgcagtacctctttctttctctgtttaatcatgctatacaaactctacagcttttacttttacaacatcttaactcaaaccatttctctttatcacattactcttttctctttgtctttttactttgctctgattactcttttctctgtatccctttattcttctctggttactctattctctgtgtttctttactctgctttgatttctctgcttaacatatgtatttaaagcttatgtaaatttcggtatgaatagttagtctgttccaagtataggttcattaagtctatactgaaacagtttaacttttcatattataccaaACCTTAGTcggaactcaagaactaactatgttgccctagttcgttcactaatctctgtctgtttttctgtctttAAAACTTTATAGACTTTTTCTtcgacttttttttttcttcaactttttatctttcttttatctttgcctcactaacatgttattaccactccgtaagtgttttatgaaggtaattatgagattctgtaaCGAcctaatttctggtacgtcatgatcatactagaaactgagcgctaccaacttgtctacctaattattatctattatttattatatgagcctgattcgttgttaaaagcgtagttattttacgaggtacttttttttaaaaaaaacgtttggattaaaaacagaatcatttataatcaatccaCAAATAGTAACAGTTAAAACATTTATAAACAAacatacataaatatatcacaagcAGTTGATATGATTctgtgatccagcctttattagagtatagccttttagttagaacacccctagatatagctaaataatatctatatacatatatatacatacaacatcccaggtcctgaccttttcaagaagtccctaagctggcgcccaggctagcctagactctatactcacctagtccctctaaactactaaagcgagggaaagtacgttctaggtcttcaaaactcaagtcaggtggaacgtcatcaaaaggtggaaggtcgtctactactcctctgcacgatgaTATGTtatcaaagagcgtctctcaagtacttcatcgaatGGCCACAaaacagcaacatcgtacggaggacataggctaaagtttgtagataaacagggtgcagacgttggctggcctcacaatatatacatataaacaagtaacggagttcactctagactcagaagactacctagagcggaatcctctttgtagAACTGTCATCagcaaactacggaagggtactcatgcttccatctggagggggaagggagagagaaggggtaagaactgtggagttcttagtaaggccggggttattagttacgttcattaattccgtgttgtttagcagataaatagcagaataccgagaagcagtagacagaagaaatagataaatagagaaaatagagaaaataaaaagcaaaatacaaacaaaagaatataagaaaacaaaatatagacacagagaatagaatgaaaacgaagaaggcatacattcaaataacaatcataacagaggaaatgcgcaaccaagaatgatgcatgtctgtcctatgcaggccatgagctcacgtgtcggtttacaccctgcagcccgacattacctaggaactagtcctagatatggcttattttctgtaggtgaactatGGCcaacagaaatagcactcccgtatgtgaacttcggcttacaggaatagtctaaacacaacacaacaactttctgtaggtgaacttcggcctacagaaataacacctctgtaagtgaacttcggcttatatAAATAGTCTAATTATAGCATAACAACtttctgtaagtgaacttcggcctacagaaatagcacctctgtaagtgaacttcggcttacagaaatagcgtccctgtaagtgaacttcggcttacaagtattacaactctctgtaggtgaactttggcctacaggagcaacatcctgagatacacaattgatattcactgcaggtgaacttcggcctacaggaataacaactcactgtaggtgaatttgggcctacaggacctctagggccaatagaaaagcattagatgaacatataatagaatatcatgccacaaagcttaactctttatttttatactcttctcctctattctctttgttatattacttttttctcattatcatcattcattatcattctcattattcatcatcactttcacattcttaagcagtacttctttctttctctgttcaatcatactatacaaactttacagcttttacttttacaacatcttaactcaaaccatttctctttatcagattactcttttctctgtatccctttattcttctctggttactctgttctttgtgtttctttcctctgctttgatttctctgcttaatgtatgtatttaaagcttatgtaaatttcggtatgaatagttagtctgtcccaagtataggttcattaagtctatactaaaacagtttaacttttcatataatacctaaccctagccgcaactcaaggactaactatgttgccctagttcgttcactaatctctgtctatttttgtcattaaaactttacagactttttcttcgactttttgtattttcttcaactttttatctttcttttatctttgcctcactaacatgttattaccactccctaagtgttttatgaaggtaattatgagattctgcgcttaaagttgtctttctaaagcttttacagaaaacttccttttccgcattattttaatattttgattaaaatattatttttaactaaatattattatttaatattttattattatttattattttattattaaatttttgaaaattaccttgcctttaccttttaacctttaaaattaactttttaccacccgtaacttttaatatttctactttaaccaccctaactttcagaaattaccaaataacaccccaaacaccaaattaattacttccttgcccttttatgaatcaaaaaggtgttcttcattgttcttcaccacactcaaagtgttcttcatgttcttcataaattcttcagattctctctatttttacccgtttttcagtcttttcagcaaccgatttttaccataattcatgataaattcccagccactaaaaccccattttttccacatgatttcaacataaattgaacctcaatttaagcctaggttttcgtttttccagctgctccaagaacatgaacttaaaagtttgaatttcatcaaatttcatcaaaatttcaccaaattttcaccaagaatcaatcatatatgcaaccaatttttagcacattcaaatcatacaacattcacacaactcaaacacaaataatcaagattaatttcatcaaaccctacctggttttgctgctcctaaatcacatcaagaacaactttaaatccaaaaaccctccagtaaccaaatctcactcagcatgttaggaagtaATTTATAACCTTATACTTGctgtaaattcacgtttcttggccctcaagtcaagttaagcatgattcctaaggaaaaacatcaagaaaacacatgttttgcatggttttccttaaAAATCGAATTGAAGAgagagggagacagccatctcaccttatttccatccttgatatgttatatggttatgtagaggaagaataaaggatcattttggtgaaatcgaaattttgatttgaattttagttcagaagaaatcaagctttgaagattaagtgttcatgaaagtttctctcttttctctcttgttattttcggccaaaatgaagaaatgagatagccctggagtgtcttgggggtgtagggtgagttttgattggttggcttgaaggtggattaaaataatattaaaatatctcaggtgtgtaactactaaaactaggtgtatcggaacacacgTAAAAACATCtccaaaaattattttctgagctactagcataaaagacactagtaacatatttaatatgagaataaaaaatgtataatgagtccttagcattgctaaagtcatcagagagtgccggtgctaagttgcaccagtaaactgtgaacccggttaaaccgatttcctgtttttaactaaaacagaccaggtaaccttataatatcattcaagaagcttctaatactaatataatgataattttatactattatctctcttctctcatgaatcaagtccggttcgtcaaactgagactatttacaaaaaaccgaatcaaaactcctaaccgatacggttcaaaaactaggttctacGTAACTGCGTTGttgagcttgcctcagaaaaggttctatcttaaagatgacataatgacaatgaggattgagatacttgatgatatatcagaggttctccccttactgatcttctggagtaTTCCGagccttcggaaaagatctcgcatactcgaaaatcagggttgttacatgcttaagtgacaaccaaacttttgtatgaaaggattctttgttggtttagaaaccatactagcaacgaggatttatttgtgaaattattTACTAGCAAAGatccgctcatcaaaatggcgccattgctgggaaATCGCAATTGtgtgtgtaacgacccaactcccagtatgccatggtcatacaagaagctaagtgttactaacttatccctcctaattattaactattatttaatatatgagcatgttccttgttagagcgatgccagTTTTAtgactaactttttttttattatatcgtTGCGgatagcaagataaaataaacagGCATACATTGAGAGAAATAGAAAggaagcataaagaaacatagaagcacagctgataatatacatcatgtacactataacaaaacatgtagcgtttacacaagatcaagtcagtttacatcctcgtcattcTACGTAgttaatatatacacgacactcccagggcctggcccatataaaaagccgctaaactggcgcccaggctagcctaaccactatatagctcctagctctcgggtgtactaacacaagtgagagactaactatcagataatgtcagactagagtgtcatcaaaacttttacagaaaactgccttttttgcattattttattatttttattaaaatattatttttaattaaatattattatttaatattttattattatttattattttattaatatattttcgaaaattaccctaCTTTAACtattaacctttaaaattcactttttaccacccgtaacttttaatatttctactttaaccaccctaactttcagaaattacaaaataaccccccaaacaccaaattaattacttccttgcccttttatgaatcaaaaaggtgttattcattgttcttcaccacactcaaagtgttcttcgtgttcttcgtaaattcttcagattctttctctgtttttactcgtttttcagtcttttcagcaaccaatttttaccataattcaaattaaattagcagccactaaaacccaaTCTTTTCTACacgattttaacacaaattgaaccccaatttaagctctagggtttgtTTCTGCAGCAGccctcaagaacaacattcatagcttaaatatcatcaaatttcatcaaaatttcaacaaactttcaccaagaataactcatataagcaataaatttcaagcataaccaaaccatatcataatcacacatctcaaactcaatcaatcaagattaaattcatcaaaccctatgataaaccactattttatggtttatcttgtactcaattgattggtttttattaactctttacccacttattcatactatttgcatggttttacatttgccttcctaattatgtgctttgattgaaaacatgcttctttgatcttatatttactcaatattaatcctctcttaataccgttagatgccttgatatgtgtgttcagtgttttcagatattataaggcagaatggcttggaggatgggaagaaagcatgcaaaagtggaaggaatgcaagaagttgaagaaattgctaagctgtccagcctgacctctctgtactcaaacggctataactttagctacagaagtccaaacgatgcggttctagttgcgttggaaagctaacgtccggggcttcgatttgatatataatatgctatagt
The DNA window shown above is from Arachis ipaensis cultivar K30076 chromosome B08, Araip1.1, whole genome shotgun sequence and carries:
- the LOC107611156 gene encoding uncharacterized protein LOC107611156, whose translation is MKGLLSEKKASKGDETEVRTKECGALIQNKLPRKMPDLGRFQIPCTIGNITFNKAFCNLGSSINLMPLFVMKKLGIQEAQATRITLQMADKSLRQAYGLVENVLVKVGELFLPADSVIRDMGEDADDPIILGRPLLATERSQIEVERGKLVLRLNEDYMIFKVFKSPLSHDKGCTCMHSTMPKPPPLVETHTVP